In Ureibacillus thermophilus, the genomic stretch GGGGAAGTAGTGAAGACGAATGCACAACGTCAAAGCGTTGACATTGAATTAACGCCTCAATTGAGTAAACTTGCTAAAGAAAAGGATTTCGATTTCCCCACAGAAACGGTCACTTTCAGCAATGCCTCGACAAAATCCCAGCTCAACCGCTTATTAAAAGGCTTCGAACAATTAAAAGAAGGGCTTGCGGCCAATCCCAACTTGGAAAACTTTTTATTTGAAGACGAGCCAAAGGTAGCAAAACGAAAAAACCACATGCAAATTGAATTTCATAATCCATTAAATGAATTTCAAAAAGAAGCGGTGCTTGGCGCTCTTGAAACTGAAGACTTATATGTCATTCAAGGACCGCCTGGAACAGGGAAAACAACGGTCATTTCTGAAATTTGCTACCAAAACGTGAAAATGGGATTAAAGACGTTAATTGCTTCCCAATCAAACTTAGCGGTGGATAATGCCTTGGGCCGCCTCCTTTCGAATAAAGATATTCGGATTTTGCGCTATGGACGGACAGACAGCATCGAAGAAGAAGGGAAAAAATTTATTGAGGAAAATGTGGCGGAATATTGGAAAATTCAAACCTTTGAAGCTCTTTCCAATGAAATTAGGCAGCACGATGAAAAAGAAATCCTTTTAAAAAATGCCATTCAAGATTGTAAGCAGCAGATTGAAAGTTTGGAGAAAAAAGCAGCTGCATTAGAAAAGGATATTGTGAGGAAACAGCAGGCTGAAAAGGAATTACAAGAAGCCTTTGCAACTATTGCTGACTTAAAAAAGCAGATTATTGCGCTGAATAAGGAAAAAGAAAAAAAGGAACAAAGTATTGCAGCTTGCCAAACAGCGTTACATGAAAAAATCGAGAAACTAACTGAAATTGAAAGTGCGTTATCCAGCAAAGAGGCAGAAAAAATCCGCCAAGAAATCAGCGAAGCAGAACGGCAAATGGAGGAAAGCAAACATTTCATTCGCTTTAGTAAGACGAGGGAGCGACTGCAAAGAGTGCAATGGGAATTGCAACAAGTTTCCAATGAACTTTCATTATTGGAAACGAAAAGGGAGCAATCGGATGAGTTGCTGACTCAATTGCAATCTTTAAAAAAAGTAGATGAACTCAAAGAGTTTATCGAAACCTATGGAATCCGGAGAAAATTTGCCATCAACCAGCTGCTTTTGGACATGGAAAAACTCCATCAGCAAATATTGGAATTGAAACCGGCCATCCAAATTTCTGAACGGATTGAAAAAGCCATTGAATACAACCAGAAAACATTGAGAATTCCCATTGAACCCGTTTCATTGCCGCCGCACCACCATTATTCCCTACATGAAGTGAATGAGTTTTTGAATAAACTTGCCCTTGCTTTCAAACAGCAAAAAATCAATCGGCAAAATGGCATTCCTTCCATTCGAGGGCTATTTTTAAGACGGCTGTTTGTCAATGAACTATTGCATCAATATCAATCTTTAGCGGATGAATCAAGACTTGTTTTCAACAAATTAAAAAAAGCTGTTTATGATCAATATTTAGAAAGCATCGGCATCAATGAAGGCCAAATTCAAACATTAGAACAAAAAAGAAATCACCTAGAGCAAACTCTTTTGCAATATGAAAAAGAACTGGACGAGCTGCAAATCGAAAAAGCTGATTTTATTCCATCCGTTGATGAACTTCAAGCAGTAATCCATTCATTGCAAGAAAAACTCTATCATCTTGAGAAACAACAAGAAAACCTTCAAGTTTTTGAAACACAAAAAGCTCGACTGAAAAAAGAAATCGATGAAAACGAACGGGAACTTTCCCATCAACAAGCATTAGTAGAAACTTTGGAAAAGGAAATTAAATCGCTGCATCGTCAAGGAATTGCGATGGAACGAAAAGCAGAAGAATTTCAGAAAATCTTAAAACGAACCCCAGAATTGGAATTGGAAGAGACGAATAAAAAAATAAAGAACTGCTACCTTGAAATTGAAAAATACGAACGCCAAATCAAGCGGCTGCCAATTACAAAGGAAATCCAAAAAGAATGGTTCTCTTTATTAAACCGAGCAACAGAACAGGATTTAGAAGAAATTCGAAAACTTTACGTCAAACACGCGAATGTCATTGGTACAACCTGCGTTGCCTCTGCCAATAAAGAGTTTATGGACAACTATCCGATTTTTGATGTAGTCATTATTGATGAAGTGTCAAAAGCCACACCTCCTGAACTTTTGCTTCCAATGTTAAAAGGAAAGAAAATCATCCTTGTCGGCGACCATCATCAACTGCCGCCTTTAATTGGCGACGATACCTTTGAAGAAACGCTGGAAGAAATCTTGAAAAATATGGATGGTTTTGAAGAAAAACGAGAGCTGGAAAAACTGTTGGAAGAATCTTTATTTGAACGCCTTTATAAAAACTTGCCAAGCACCAATAAGAAAATGCTTGGCATTCAATACCGCATGCATGAAAAAATTATGCAAACGATTGCACCTTTCTATCAAAATGGAAATGAATCTTTGCAATGCGGCCTCACAAACTCTGATGAAGTAAGAGACCATCGACTGGAAGGCCACTTTGTAAAACGACATGAACATTTGCTATGGTTTGACATCCCAAATGAGCCGTTTTATTT encodes the following:
- a CDS encoding DEAD/DEAH box helicase, whose product is MALTVETVKCFIVLTNTAREAIKEHFVDEQAFFQMQSSFFVYLEKTSVEETSLSLTIYFENERNEKLAKKMKERVVILDCVFDRKNGLIAKNFRTKGKHTPVKTNRRKAMRIHFAPTRMNGHSYPEVFLRTIAELPVATDKYHYVNKRIASWEGYLKVLYKNANIDDIEATIQSVSYSSDFSNATLKLSGIANKEWKILKGMNVYIKGIKNEVGEVVKTNAQRQSVDIELTPQLSKLAKEKDFDFPTETVTFSNASTKSQLNRLLKGFEQLKEGLAANPNLENFLFEDEPKVAKRKNHMQIEFHNPLNEFQKEAVLGALETEDLYVIQGPPGTGKTTVISEICYQNVKMGLKTLIASQSNLAVDNALGRLLSNKDIRILRYGRTDSIEEEGKKFIEENVAEYWKIQTFEALSNEIRQHDEKEILLKNAIQDCKQQIESLEKKAAALEKDIVRKQQAEKELQEAFATIADLKKQIIALNKEKEKKEQSIAACQTALHEKIEKLTEIESALSSKEAEKIRQEISEAERQMEESKHFIRFSKTRERLQRVQWELQQVSNELSLLETKREQSDELLTQLQSLKKVDELKEFIETYGIRRKFAINQLLLDMEKLHQQILELKPAIQISERIEKAIEYNQKTLRIPIEPVSLPPHHHYSLHEVNEFLNKLALAFKQQKINRQNGIPSIRGLFLRRLFVNELLHQYQSLADESRLVFNKLKKAVYDQYLESIGINEGQIQTLEQKRNHLEQTLLQYEKELDELQIEKADFIPSVDELQAVIHSLQEKLYHLEKQQENLQVFETQKARLKKEIDENERELSHQQALVETLEKEIKSLHRQGIAMERKAEEFQKILKRTPELELEETNKKIKNCYLEIEKYERQIKRLPITKEIQKEWFSLLNRATEQDLEEIRKLYVKHANVIGTTCVASANKEFMDNYPIFDVVIIDEVSKATPPELLLPMLKGKKIILVGDHHQLPPLIGDDTFEETLEEILKNMDGFEEKRELEKLLEESLFERLYKNLPSTNKKMLGIQYRMHEKIMQTIAPFYQNGNESLQCGLTNSDEVRDHRLEGHFVKRHEHLLWFDIPNEPFYFEERMQEGSSLFNTSELEIIKELLIDLNDATAKGKENGQFEKEALKSVGVISFYREQVNRVNQLVEELNLPHLHIRTGSVDKFQGMEMDVILLSMVRNNQHGEIGFAKDYRRLNVALSRARELLMIVGSSEMFTKRPKKKETREMYQRLYEVVKALQGIRTITKEPATWNSNN